One part of the Gadus macrocephalus chromosome 8, ASM3116895v1 genome encodes these proteins:
- the LOC132463415 gene encoding cortexin-1 has protein sequence MSDAHYWVVDYDLSSTTTTAPGHGPSGGPSGGPLPPVAVHSELGTALCLVGLLLLLLLFLVVRCIRILLDPYSSMPSSSWTDHKEGLDRGQFDYALV, from the coding sequence ATGAGCGACGCCCACTACTGGGTGGTGGACTACGAcctgtcctccaccaccaccacggccccCGGCCACGGCCCCTCCGGGGGGCCCTCGGGGGGGCCCTTGCCTCCCGTGGCGGTCCACTCTGAGCTGGGCACGGCCCTGTGCCTGgtgggcctgctgctgctcctgctgctcttcCTGGTGGTCCGCTGCATCCGCATCCTGCTGGACCCCTACAGCAgcatgccctcctcctcctggaccgACCACAAGGAGGGCCTGGACCGGGGCCAGTTCGACTACGCCCTggtgtag
- the LOC132463416 gene encoding ceramide synthase 2-like, with product MDLLPDLWREEFWLPPGVSWLDLEQLAPGERPRARDLLLVLPLALGFVGLRYVFERFLAPPIGWCLGVRNRQQVAVVPSPKLESFYSKQSRTPSQREIVHLMAECGKTQRQIQTWFRFRRNQDRPSNSKKFGEAGWRFCFYLIAFVAGLACVIDRPWFSDQRECWRNYPFQPMERAHYWYYMLELGFYCSLLLRISVDVKRKDFREQVIHHFATIFLLSFSYCANYIRIGTLVMLLHDSSDIILESAKMFNYGSGWRKTCDSMFIVFTTVFLITRLVLFPSRIIYTTMVLSMELFQPFAGYYFFNVMLMVLQALHVFWAYLILRMAYKFIFLGKLDKDERSDEESEEEEEEEGEQEKEGEEEEGAEYCWEKRTNALNSKFTILSHSCVLNNLNNHRTNAVDRSHKTQ from the exons ATGGACCTGCTGCCAGACCTGTGGAGGGAGGAGTTCTGGCTGCCTCCGGGGGTGAGCTGGCTGgacctggagcagctggcccccGGGGAGCGCCCCCGGGCCCGGGACCTGCTGCTGGTCCTGCCCCTGGCGCTGGGCTTCGTGGGCCTGCGCTATGTGTTTGAGAG GTTCCTAGCCCCTCCCATTGGCTGGTGTTTGGGGGTAAGGAATAGACAGCAAGTGGCAGTAGTCCCCTCCCCAAAGCTAGAGTCCTTTTACAGCAAGCAGAGCAGGACGCCATCTCAG AGGGAGATTGTCCATTTGATGGCCGAGTGTGGCAAGACACAGAGGCAGATCCAAACGTGGTTCCGTTTCCGTAGAAACCAAGACCGGCCCTCCAACTCCAAGAAGTTTGGAGAAGCTGG CTGGAGATTCTGCTTCTATCTGATAGCGTTCGTGGCTGGACTAGCATGCGTGATCGAC AGACCCTGGTTCTCGGATCAAAGAGAATGTTGGAGGAACTATCCTTTCCAG CCAATGGAGAGggctcactactggtactacaTGCTGGAGCTAGGCTTTTACTGTTCTCTGCTGCTGAGGATCTCTGTGGACGTCAAGAGGAAG GACTTCAGGGAGCAGGTGATCCACCACTTCGCCACCATCTTCCTGCTCAGCTTCTCCTACTGCGCCAACTACATCCGCATCGGCACGCTGGTCATGCTGCTGCACGACTCCTCGGACATCATACTGGAG TCTGCCAAGATGTTCAACTACGGCAGCGGCTGGAGGAAGACGTGTGACTCTATGTTCATCGTGTTCACCACCGTCTTCCTCATCACTCGGCTGGTGCTCTTTCCCAGCAG AATCATCTACACCACCATGGTGCTGTCCATGGAGCTCTTCCAGCCCTTCGCTGGCTACTACTTCTTCAACGTGATGCTGATGGTGCTGCAGGCGCTCCACGTCTTCTGGGCCTACCTCATCCTACGCATGGCCTACAAGTTCATCTTCCTGGGCAAG CTGGACAAAGACGAGCGCAGTGATgaagagagtgaggaggaggaggaggaggagggggagcaggagaaggaaggcgaggaagaggagggagcagaGTATTGCTGGGAGAAGCGCACCAATGCGCTCAACTCTAAATTCACCATACTGTCCCACAGCTGTGTGCTGAACAACCTGAACAACCACAGAACCAACGCCGTGGACCGCTCGCACAAAACACAGTGA